AGGATCCAAGACAATCGGCACTCCTTGATCACCACGAGGCTTCTTTCCGTTTCGTACTGGGGTGTCTTGAAAGACCAACCTCACTCTGTGGTGCCTCATGTCAGTGCTGACGTTAATTGTGAACTAGAAGAAACAAAATAGTAGTTTTTATTTCCGAGTCTTTTCTAGTATTACAGGAAAAGTAGTAAGAAATACTTACATAAGATAAGGTCATGCCCATGACCACAGGTATGCAACTAAAATTTAGAGTCGACACTTGGAGAAGGCAACAGTCATGATCTGGGTTAAAATGGACATCTTTGTATTCAAGAGGTGGTTGCAGCCTACTAAGATAGTCCTTCTTCTTTGGAGGCTAGTGAATAATACATACATTAGAAACTTAAACACAAGCAGTTTAACCATATTACCTCAATATTTAATCTATAAAAGCCTTAGGGTAATAAAACCATATGCACATGAACTATGTATTTGTGCGCAGTACTGAAACTGCATTGACGTGAAAAAACGATTTTACCACATCACCAATTTATTACGAAGGGACAACTGGCTGAGTTGCCTTTTAATAATTCATTGCTATTACGCTAATCGCACTAGAGACGTTCAGGGAATTCTCCATCAATTTCTAGCTCCGGGAATGCATTTGAGTGGCGATTAATGTCTTAACACATACTAAAATATTTACTGCATTCAGGCATTTACACCCAAACAGACAATACATGATTCCCACCTTGTAACCGAATTGGCCACATGATGAGTAATAAGATGACAGGATAGGTAAGGAAACTAACGCTACAGCCAATGTATTGCTCCTAAAGACTTGCCACACATACATCCCCATAGTGGATTTAACATCTAGTGAATCATACATGTTTGTACATCTAAAAAGCAAAGGGAATCACAACATACCTGCTTCTGGAATTTAAAGTTAAACTCCCAGGTTGCTTCTGACTTGGCGCCAGTTACCTTTCTATACCAGAAAAGTAAACACTGggtaaagaaaaaggaaaaaaaaaaaaaaaaagttagattcCTGTCACATAATTTTTTGCTTAGAAGTTCTAACATACTTAAATAGGATCTTTCGCTTTTATCAGTTTTACCTTTCTCTAATCAACATACCAAACCACCTCGCCACTTCTGTATATATCCAATAACAAAAGctagctgatatatatatataatatacacacacacaatacaatatatgcATATGTACATGCTTTATAAACATTTCATAAACATAGCTGCAGCAGCATACATCGCTGACAGCCACTATACAAAAACTATTGAGCGGTAACATCCCATAAGAACCATGTTACaggattattttaatttaactaaACCAACTGTGACAGCTgtcttatttaaaataaaataaaacacaaaaaaacatgttacgTTGTCACAAATCTGAAGCTTCAGAGCTAGTAATCCATGCGAATGCACAGAGGGAATCCCGATCAATCCTCTCGCAGATTTGCACAGGGAACACAAAGTGCATTTGTTGGCCAGAGTAACTTTCCGAATAATGTGTGTAATCAGCAGTTTGGCGTTTGTTAAAATGTTCCGTTTTAACTATGTTGCTCATTGCGCGTTTCACAAACCTTGAAATAGCAAGCAGGAAAAATTgttctttgtgatgtcatttatTTGGTCTTAaaatttagaaattattttgaTCTGCAATTTATAAATCCTAAATGCCAAATCTTAGTACAGTGGAAACtatagtataataaaatattagtcgaaaaataaaaaaggagactGCCCCTAAGTCACACAAACTAATAACGAGACTACATGACCAAGATTATTGGGAAATGACTGAAACATTTCCCACACGGTTATAACGGGTTGTTATCTTGTTCACAAGAaacgtggaaaaaaaacaaaaccctgaATAgtaagggaacaaaaatgcaaaaacaggAGATGTAGCTATAAGTTGCCAATTTCTCAATGGCCGCTGACAGAATCTTTAGCAAGTCACATCTAGCAGGAGGTATCCAAGCTCATGGGATAATTTGGAACACAAGGAGTCCCATTTGATAGCTTTACTTACTTTTGCGTTTGCCAAGGTGTTCGGAGTAGATTCAGGGATTGGAGGATTTCTAGCCACTCTAGAACAAAAGGGCTCATACATGTGGTACAAGGAGCGGATTACACAGGCACGCAAACAACGTAGTCTATCCATGAATTCCGGAAGCAGACGTACAGGAAGGTACACGTTCATACGGTAATGTCTGCAATACAAGCAAACAGACAAAATGGAGTAAGTTGACAGAATGAAGCTACGCAAAACATCAATCCATATACAAGCAATAAGAGAATGACGGGACATCAGTTTATTAAGAGTACATTTACACATGGCTGCCTGCAATAatccccatatattttattcttataaACACAAGTTCCAATACTTTACGTGTTTACCAAGAATGTATCTAAAATTATGTCatataacaaacaaacaaaacttcTTAATGCGACCTGGAAAGGATCTTGATATGCTGACACCATGCTAAAAGCATGCCAGCTTACCACTAAAGGTAGGCACatttataatacacacacacacacacaataggaGGCAGTTTAAATTATATCAAACCTTTTGTACAATCTTATCCAAAAGGCAGCAGTGCAAGTAACGATCCAAGCATTCTTACAAATAAGAGCAAACTTAGTGATATCTTCAGGCCGAATGTAGGAAGCCAGCACAAGCCAGATATCTATTGGATAGTTATCGCCTGTTCTCTCCACCGCGATTTGttctgaaaggaaaaaaaaatccaaatcaaCAAACTCATTatgaaataatgaaaaggttGTTCATAACTCTTCTCCTAAAGTCCTTTAGAACACCCTAAAAACGATCACTTCAATTAAAAAATCCATCAAAGGAACTTATGGTGAACCTAGGACTCACTGTGAAGAGACAGATTACAATGCAATAACAAAATAACTAGTTAATGTCAATGGATTGATGATCCCCCactaatttaaccctttaacaccCCAACGCATGTACTATTACATACACCAAAAATATTCCTCTTTGAAAACAATCGTATGTCCAGCCTTTTTATTCTCAAGTCATCCTGGACTCTcccctcccagcagaagccAGCACCACTGGATCTATGCCGACAGCTCTGGCGTAACAGCATTTGGCGTGAACACCATTATACCTCCACTGTTGAACACTGAAAGCAGAACTGCTACCATGGTTGTATGGGTACATTCATAAAAGGTGAGGCAAGATGTCTCTCGGGATGTACCAGGAGATGAGTCTGCCTAACAATAGCCTGGACTCGTCAGCAGATGCCTACATTTGAGGCTTCTGGCCGACAGACTGTGTGTGAAAGCGCTTGCATGACATCTG
This sequence is a window from Spea bombifrons isolate aSpeBom1 chromosome 2, aSpeBom1.2.pri, whole genome shotgun sequence. Protein-coding genes within it:
- the TMEM183A gene encoding transmembrane protein 183A, whose protein sequence is MPRKGNRKRLKYRADDLSSQSVTVADYANSDPAVVKSGRVKKAVANAIQKEVKALCGLEASCVPTEDGETVLSETGRLCESSDEGFENINEFSSSKKKKTKRHKEQIAVERTGDNYPIDIWLVLASYIRPEDITKFALICKNAWIVTCTAAFWIRLYKRHYRMNVYLPVRLLPEFMDRLRCLRACVIRSLYHMYEPFCSRVARNPPIPESTPNTLANAKCLLFWYRKVTGAKSEATWEFNFKFQKQPPKKKDYLSRLQPPLEYKDVHFNPDHDCCLLQVSTLNFSCIPVVMGMTLSYFTINVSTDMRHHRVRLVFQDTPVRNGKKPRGDQGVPIVLDPVHSVNLLDWWHPKYPFSAMA